Proteins encoded in a region of the Prunus persica cultivar Lovell chromosome G4, Prunus_persica_NCBIv2, whole genome shotgun sequence genome:
- the LOC109948840 gene encoding cytochrome P450 71D11-like: MELQWPSFQVLFTFSLFMIMALKIVKRGKTKDSAINLPPGPWKLPFIGNIHQLVGSQPHHALRNLANRYGPLMHLRLGEVSTIVVSSAAYAKEVMKTHDVMFASRPPLLASTIMSYGSTNIGFAPYGDYWRQLRKICTLELLSPKRVQGFRPIREEEAMNLMEWIALREGSPINLTEEIYSSTYTVTSRAAFGKKNKDHEKFIYAVKESIKVAAGFDLADVFPSVKLLNLIGGIRPKLERLHKETDRIMENIIKEHKKDRATSESGEGKAEEDLVDVLLKFHERGNGFEFSLTTDNIKAVILDIFGAGSETSATAVDWAMSEMIKNPRIMKIVQDEVREVFNTKGQVDETCIREMKYLNAVIKETLRLHPPAPLLLPRECRESCEINGYEIPVKTKVIVNGWAIGRDPNYWTEPDIFYPERFLDSSIDYKGTNFEYIPFGSGRRICPGISYGLANVELPLAFLLYHFDWKLPNGKNHEDLDMTEAFGITVRRKEDLHLIPIPYHPPPTEKSHE; this comes from the exons ATGGAGCTTCAATGGCCTTCTTTCCAGGTCCTGTTTACCTTTTCTCTATTTATGATTATGGCACTGAAAATAGTGAAGAGAGGCAAAACCAAAGACTCCGCTATAAATCTACCCCCGGGGCCATGGAAGCTGCCTTTTATAGGAAACATACACCAGCTCGTTGGCTCTCAACCCCATCATGCACTACGAAACTTGGCGAACAGATATGGACCTCTCATGCATCTAAGGCTGGGAGAAGTTTCGACCATAGTTGTTTCATCGGCGGCGTATGCTAAAGAAGTGATGAAAACCCATGATGTTATGTTTGCATCAAGGCCCCCTCTCCTTGCTTCAACGATCATGTCTTATGGTTCTACAAACATTGGCTTTGCTCCATATGGTGATTACTGGAGACAACTGCGAAAAATTTGCACACTAGAGCTTTTAAGCCCAAAGCGTGTTCAAGGGTTCCGGCCTATTAGGGAAGAAGAGGCAATGAATCTCATGGAATGGATTGCTTTGAGAGAAGGATCACCTATTAATCTCACTGAGGAAATTTACTCATCCACATATACCGTCACTTCCCGAGCAGCCTttggtaaaaaaaacaaagatcatgaaaaattcatatatgCTGTAAAGGAATCTATAAAGGTGGCAGCAGGCTTTGATCTTGCAGATGTTTTTCCTTCTGTCAAACTGCTTAATCTGATAGGTGGAATTAGGCCTAAACTTGAGAGGCTACATAAAGAAACTGACAGGATAATGGAAAACATCAtcaaagaacacaaaaaagatAGAGCAACATCAGAAAGTGGTGAAGGTAAAGCAGAGGAAGACCTGGTAGATGTTCTCCTAAAATTTCACGAGCGTGGCAATGGCTTTGAGTTTTCTCTAACTACTGACAACATCAAAGCTGTAATCTTG GACATTTTTGGTGCCGGGAGTGAGACATCAGCTACAGCTGTAGATTGGGCAATGTCAGAAATGATAAAGAATCCCAGAATAATGAAAATAGTACAGGATGAGGTGAGGGAAGTGTTCAATACAAAAGGTCAGGTAGATGAAACATGCATTAGAGAGATGAAATATTTAAACGCAGTGATTAAAGAGACCCTGAGGTTACATCCTCCTGCTCCCCTCTTACTTCCAAGAGAATGCAGAGAAAGTTGTGAGATTAATGGATATGAAATACCTGTCAAAACCAAGGTCATTGTCAATGGATGGGCCATTGGTAGAGATCCCAATTACTGGACTGAACCTGACATATTTTATCCAGAGAGGTTCCTTGATAGCTCCATTGACTACAAGGGAACCAATTTTGAGTATATCCCATTTGGTTCTGGAAGGAGAATATGCCCTGGCATATCATATGGCCTGGCCAACGTTGAGCTCCcgcttgcatttttgttatacCATTTTGATTGGAAACTCCCAAATGGAAAAAATCATGAAGATCTGGACATGACCGAGGCTTTTGGTATTACAGTCCGAAGGAAAGAAGATCTGCACTTGATTCCCATTCCTTATCATCCTCCGCCTACTGAAAAATCGCACGAATAA